The Spirosoma radiotolerans genome has a window encoding:
- a CDS encoding MFS transporter, whose translation MNLTINRSRLFNASCFSLITTAMAFAIRAGVLTQLGKEFNLTAEQLGYVNAMAFLGFPIAMIFGGPLYNVIGPKRIVWVAFATHILGLVMTIFAGGYWTLLLSTFFVGFGNGTVEAACNPMIADMYDGNVKIKMLSRFHMWFPGGIVIGTLVSKFMTDAGLGWQLQIGAILIPAVIYAFMFLGQQFPASKVEGAASTGENLRAMVSPLYLFMLACMALTAISEFGPEQWVGPILGKAGASPMLILALVTGLMAVGRYFAGPVVHNLNPTGVLLGSAIFASLGVYLMSTATGPMVYVSAVVFAIGVCYFWPTMIGFVAEYIPRAGAFGMSIMGGMGMFASSIFQPIIGNWLDEETAAAKGRGLTGDAIELAAGQATLAHMVIFPLILILAFGGLYFFMRNRKPGHVDETVILEQPQL comes from the coding sequence ATGAACCTAACCATTAATCGTTCGCGGCTGTTCAACGCCAGTTGCTTTTCGCTTATCACCACCGCCATGGCTTTTGCCATCCGGGCTGGTGTCCTCACCCAGCTGGGTAAGGAGTTCAATCTGACAGCCGAACAGCTAGGCTATGTCAACGCTATGGCTTTTCTGGGTTTCCCAATTGCTATGATTTTTGGCGGTCCGCTCTACAACGTAATTGGTCCCAAACGCATCGTATGGGTGGCTTTTGCTACACACATACTGGGTTTGGTAATGACCATTTTCGCGGGTGGCTACTGGACATTGCTCTTGTCGACTTTCTTCGTCGGATTTGGCAACGGTACGGTAGAGGCTGCCTGTAACCCCATGATTGCTGATATGTATGACGGAAATGTGAAGATCAAAATGCTTAGCCGCTTCCACATGTGGTTCCCGGGCGGCATTGTGATCGGAACGCTTGTATCGAAATTTATGACCGATGCTGGCTTAGGCTGGCAATTGCAGATCGGAGCCATTCTGATTCCGGCTGTAATTTACGCTTTCATGTTTTTGGGTCAACAGTTTCCGGCTAGTAAAGTAGAAGGCGCTGCCTCTACCGGCGAAAACCTGAGAGCCATGGTTTCTCCCCTTTATCTGTTCATGCTGGCCTGCATGGCGCTGACCGCTATTTCGGAGTTCGGCCCTGAGCAGTGGGTTGGTCCAATTTTGGGAAAAGCAGGTGCTAGTCCAATGCTTATTCTGGCCCTGGTAACGGGGCTGATGGCCGTCGGTCGTTACTTTGCCGGACCCGTTGTGCATAACCTCAATCCGACCGGTGTATTGCTCGGTTCCGCTATTTTTGCTTCCCTGGGCGTTTATCTGATGAGCACCGCCACTGGTCCAATGGTGTATGTATCGGCGGTCGTTTTCGCCATTGGCGTTTGTTATTTCTGGCCGACCATGATCGGTTTTGTTGCCGAATACATCCCTCGCGCGGGTGCCTTCGGTATGTCGATCATGGGTGGTATGGGCATGTTTGCAAGCTCTATTTTCCAGCCAATCATTGGCAACTGGCTCGATGAAGAGACAGCAGCGGCTAAGGGGCGGGGTCTTACGGGCGATGCTATTGAGTTGGCAGCCGGACAGGCAACGCTGGCACACATGGTTATTTTCCCACTAATTCTCATCCTCGCGTTTGGTGGCTTGTACTTCTTCATGCGCAACCGGAAGCCAGGTCACGTAGATGAAACGGTTATCCTGGAACAGCCTCAGCTGTAA
- a CDS encoding DUF1800 domain-containing protein, which translates to MALLDAYTTPLTTAQVGHLLRRATFGPTPEQLKTLTGQTAAQIVTTLLADQPTPAPPLDLTTSKTFHDQPFDMANAGKLSAYVKMWWANLMLNQPVSVLEKMTLFWSNHFVTNTTTVNDYRYMYRYNALLRQFALGNFKAFAVAITQDPAMLRFLNGNQNLVGTANENYARELQELFTIGRNGGYTEDDVKAAARVLTGWVDAGYRDATNATISSSFKASRHDTTDKTFSATYQNTVIKGRSGATAGLDELNDLLDMILKNVETPRYICRKLYRWFINADIPATVETNFIQPLADLFRKNNFDIKPVMSAILQSQHFFDDALRGAIIKSPTDLVIGTFRFWGLQAPAPTQNITGFYQIGNYIHARLVEEQQDLLNPPTVFGWTAYYQTGYYQQWINSTTLGLRGYFGDSLTTNALKLNGRPVIDVLAYAKTLSNPSDAAKLVNDLTTQLLALSLDQTQKDFLTDTILLNTIPRYEWTSEWNDYISAPADTAKKQAVQLKLTAFLQYIFRMAEYQVN; encoded by the coding sequence GTGGCACTACTCGATGCGTACACAACGCCCCTGACAACGGCTCAGGTCGGTCATCTTCTTCGGCGGGCCACTTTCGGTCCTACCCCCGAGCAACTAAAGACGCTTACCGGACAAACGGCCGCGCAGATCGTTACGACTCTGCTGGCCGATCAGCCAACGCCCGCTCCTCCGCTCGATCTGACCACGAGCAAGACATTTCATGATCAGCCATTCGATATGGCCAACGCCGGTAAACTGAGTGCATATGTCAAAATGTGGTGGGCTAATCTGATGCTTAATCAGCCGGTATCGGTACTCGAAAAGATGACCCTGTTCTGGTCCAACCACTTTGTCACCAATACCACAACCGTTAATGATTATCGGTATATGTATCGGTACAACGCATTGCTCCGGCAATTTGCATTGGGCAATTTCAAGGCGTTTGCCGTTGCCATTACCCAGGACCCGGCCATGTTACGGTTTCTGAATGGAAACCAGAATCTGGTAGGTACGGCCAACGAGAACTACGCCCGCGAGCTTCAGGAACTCTTTACGATCGGACGCAACGGCGGCTATACCGAAGACGATGTTAAAGCGGCTGCCAGAGTCCTGACTGGCTGGGTGGATGCGGGGTACCGCGATGCAACCAATGCCACCATCAGCAGTTCATTCAAAGCCAGCCGACACGACACAACCGACAAAACTTTCTCGGCTACCTACCAGAATACGGTGATCAAAGGGCGGTCGGGGGCTACAGCGGGCCTTGACGAATTAAATGACTTGCTCGACATGATTCTCAAAAATGTTGAAACACCCCGTTACATCTGCCGAAAACTGTATCGCTGGTTTATCAACGCCGACATTCCGGCCACGGTCGAAACGAATTTCATTCAGCCGCTGGCCGATCTGTTCCGGAAAAACAATTTTGATATAAAGCCGGTCATGAGCGCTATTTTGCAGAGCCAGCACTTTTTCGATGACGCCTTGCGGGGCGCCATCATCAAATCACCTACCGACCTGGTTATTGGCACATTCCGATTTTGGGGCTTACAAGCGCCCGCCCCGACCCAGAATATAACTGGATTCTACCAGATCGGAAATTATATACATGCCCGCCTTGTGGAAGAGCAACAGGATTTACTGAATCCGCCCACAGTGTTTGGCTGGACAGCCTATTACCAAACGGGTTATTATCAGCAGTGGATTAACTCAACGACGCTCGGTCTGAGGGGTTACTTCGGTGACTCACTCACCACCAATGCTCTGAAATTAAACGGAAGACCCGTTATTGACGTTTTGGCGTACGCCAAAACGCTTTCCAACCCTAGCGATGCCGCTAAGCTGGTAAATGACCTGACAACGCAACTGCTGGCCCTCTCCCTCGACCAGACGCAGAAAGATTTTCTGACGGACACCATCCTGCTGAATACCATTCCCCGGTATGAATGGACCAGCGAATGGAATGATTACATCAGCGCGCCGGCCGATACCGCCAAAAAGCAGGCGGTTCAGCTAAAACTGACGGCTTTTCTGCAATATATTTTCCGCATGGCGGAGTATCAGGTAAACTAA
- a CDS encoding DUF1501 domain-containing protein, whose protein sequence is MKRRHFLQHAASSLILPVLIDGFGAKAFARPSSFVQSLINLADQTDRVLVIIQLQGGNDGLNMVIPLDQMGVYTAPNFRGNIAIPEAKALRLKNFSQTGLHPAMTGMQQLFNDGKLSIIQGVSYPTPNFSHFRASDIWMTAVDSTQTAASGWAGRYLDKQYPGFPDSYPTAKMPDPPAIQIGYVTATSLLGPTDSMAIVLQDPDTFARLVGDTPKNPLASQSGYAGQQIDYIRQQQASSVSYASQIKTAAGKGKNLAAYPATNSLAAQLKIIARLMSGGLQTKVYYVTLGGFDNHANQVDATDTTTGTHANLLRTLSDAVLAFQTDLAQLKLEDRVVGMTFSEFGRRAISNGSRGTDHGTSAPMFVFGTAIKSPMVGKNPNLSDLDNNNLKMQTDFRQVYAAILTDWFGTDASTETAAILRDFPVAPVFRAPQVVTAIDPTETATRLYPNPASGEVVLESDWLMKGLKSAQVSDMQGRLMPLNPVQSTPGSVRFNVGNLPVGNYVLQVETGQGLLTKRISVVRY, encoded by the coding sequence ATGAAACGTCGTCACTTTCTCCAGCATGCAGCCTCGTCGCTCATCTTACCGGTTCTCATCGACGGTTTCGGGGCGAAGGCGTTTGCGCGTCCGTCGTCGTTTGTGCAATCGCTCATAAACTTGGCAGATCAAACCGACCGGGTGCTGGTGATTATCCAGTTGCAGGGCGGCAATGACGGGTTGAACATGGTGATTCCGCTCGATCAGATGGGCGTGTACACGGCACCAAACTTCCGGGGGAATATTGCCATCCCCGAAGCAAAAGCGCTCCGACTTAAAAACTTCTCCCAAACGGGCCTGCACCCGGCTATGACCGGTATGCAGCAACTGTTCAATGACGGAAAGTTGAGTATCATACAGGGCGTATCGTATCCAACGCCCAACTTCTCTCACTTCAGAGCCAGCGATATCTGGATGACCGCCGTTGATTCCACCCAAACAGCCGCATCAGGCTGGGCAGGCCGCTACCTCGACAAGCAATATCCCGGCTTCCCGGATAGTTATCCAACAGCGAAAATGCCCGATCCGCCAGCTATTCAGATTGGCTACGTGACGGCAACCTCGCTGCTCGGTCCGACCGATTCCATGGCCATTGTCTTGCAAGACCCTGATACCTTTGCCCGACTGGTAGGCGATACACCCAAAAACCCGCTTGCGAGTCAATCAGGGTATGCGGGCCAGCAGATTGATTACATTCGGCAGCAACAGGCTAGTTCAGTCAGTTATGCCAGTCAGATCAAAACGGCCGCCGGAAAGGGGAAAAATCTGGCAGCTTATCCGGCAACGAACTCGCTGGCAGCACAACTGAAAATCATTGCCCGGCTTATGAGTGGTGGCTTACAAACGAAGGTTTATTATGTAACGCTGGGCGGCTTCGATAACCACGCCAATCAGGTAGATGCCACAGACACCACAACTGGTACACACGCGAACTTATTACGGACGCTGTCAGACGCTGTGCTGGCTTTCCAGACCGATCTGGCCCAATTGAAACTGGAAGACCGGGTGGTGGGCATGACGTTTTCAGAGTTTGGCCGACGGGCTATTTCCAATGGCAGTCGCGGTACGGACCACGGCACCTCGGCGCCCATGTTTGTCTTTGGAACGGCCATTAAATCCCCGATGGTGGGCAAAAATCCGAACCTCAGCGACCTGGACAATAACAACCTGAAAATGCAGACCGATTTCAGGCAAGTATACGCAGCTATTCTGACGGACTGGTTTGGCACCGATGCCAGTACCGAAACGGCCGCCATCCTTCGGGATTTCCCGGTGGCTCCTGTCTTCAGGGCTCCGCAGGTCGTTACGGCCATTGACCCGACAGAAACGGCTACGAGGCTCTATCCCAATCCGGCATCGGGCGAGGTAGTTCTTGAATCAGACTGGCTAATGAAAGGCCTGAAATCGGCACAGGTTTCTGATATGCAGGGACGCCTGATGCCATTGAACCCGGTACAGTCAACGCCGGGTTCCGTTCGATTTAATGTGGGCAATCTGCCCGTTGGCAATTACGTATTACAGGTAGAGACCGGGCAGGGCTTGTTAACGAAGCGAATATCGGTGGTCCGGTACTAA
- a CDS encoding LytR/AlgR family response regulator transcription factor: protein MAPLTRKQHLYARLIVVPIAAFVASHLVFYRRFPSEINYQFPWPYFLTVATVMLSCWESNLAVFRRLDQQLPFYKNPSRRIRRQILFGGLATMATFSVVFPLAIRLYSGAWPLYPTIISGIFVCATIATVVNGAYVGLYLIQTIYLEKQQTTQELNSQLKQLPPVNSSEMIPVEAVNGQWRLRPDEIAYFYSTGGLVLLIKSDGQQLTTAYTSFTKLGDLLSDAPFFQLNRQFIVNLNAIRFVQDDVNQKLLVGLTPALHRNDPHEQVIVSRYRSVQFKKWFRQIEVA from the coding sequence ATGGCCCCTCTTACGCGTAAGCAACACCTTTATGCCCGGCTCATTGTGGTGCCGATCGCTGCTTTTGTCGCATCGCACCTCGTATTTTACCGCCGTTTTCCATCAGAAATCAATTATCAATTCCCGTGGCCCTATTTCCTGACCGTAGCGACCGTCATGTTAAGCTGTTGGGAATCAAATCTGGCTGTTTTCCGGCGACTGGATCAGCAACTACCTTTCTATAAAAATCCGTCCAGGCGGATTCGGCGACAAATCCTTTTTGGTGGCCTGGCTACAATGGCCACATTTTCGGTCGTATTTCCGCTGGCGATTAGATTGTACAGTGGCGCCTGGCCTTTATACCCGACTATCATTTCGGGCATATTTGTTTGTGCGACCATTGCCACCGTGGTAAATGGAGCGTATGTTGGCCTGTACCTTATCCAGACTATCTACCTCGAAAAGCAACAGACTACTCAGGAACTCAATAGCCAACTGAAACAACTCCCACCCGTAAATTCATCGGAAATGATTCCTGTTGAGGCTGTGAACGGCCAGTGGCGCCTACGCCCCGATGAGATTGCGTATTTCTATTCTACAGGAGGACTGGTACTACTCATCAAGTCTGATGGGCAGCAACTAACAACCGCCTATACCTCTTTTACAAAGTTGGGAGATCTGTTGTCAGATGCGCCTTTTTTTCAACTCAACCGGCAATTTATTGTCAACCTGAACGCCATTCGGTTTGTACAGGATGACGTCAATCAAAAGCTTTTGGTGGGCCTTACCCCGGCCTTGCACAGAAACGATCCCCACGAACAGGTTATCGTGAGTCGTTATCGGAGTGTCCAGTTCAAAAAGTGGTTTCGGCAAATCGAAGTAGCCTGA
- a CDS encoding Hsp70 family protein, protein MTTISCGIDFGTSNSSIAIDNNGEIGLVPVEQAHVTIPSAIFFRSIDNRAFYGRTAVNMFLDRQPGRFMRSLKRVLGTSLMKQGTVVNGASMNFPTIIASFIKQLKDKADAAAGQEIEQVVMGRPVHFVDNDPAADSRAQDELRAIAQRIGFKHIEFQFEPIAAAFAHEAKLTEDKLAIVVDLGGGTSDFTVIRLSKNSIHKADRSSDILASTGVRIGGNDFDKELSLAAIMPELGYRSTYGAKNLEVPLKQYHDLAEWSKVNFLYTPKLIMQTRQLLHESHDKKRYGRLLHVLEHETGHTLLAASEETKIALTDEYEHKAAFDFIEDDFSILIKRDLFEKAIEEEVEKIAASARQCLQDAGVRREAIDLVILTGGSTEVHSIQVAFRQLFPNAAIADENKLSSVGLGLAYDSQNRFGKINKSAGTAPSAIA, encoded by the coding sequence ATGACGACAATCTCCTGCGGTATAGATTTTGGTACATCAAATTCAAGTATAGCCATCGACAATAATGGCGAAATCGGTCTGGTTCCGGTTGAGCAGGCGCATGTAACGATACCCAGCGCTATCTTTTTCCGGAGTATCGATAACAGGGCATTTTATGGCAGGACAGCCGTCAACATGTTCCTGGATCGGCAACCGGGGCGGTTTATGCGCAGTTTAAAGCGGGTGTTGGGAACCAGCCTGATGAAGCAGGGAACCGTGGTGAATGGCGCTTCAATGAATTTCCCGACAATCATAGCCTCGTTTATCAAGCAGTTGAAAGATAAAGCCGACGCGGCTGCTGGTCAGGAAATCGAGCAGGTGGTAATGGGTCGGCCCGTTCACTTTGTCGATAATGACCCGGCTGCCGATAGTCGGGCGCAAGATGAGTTAAGGGCCATTGCCCAGCGCATCGGCTTCAAGCATATCGAGTTCCAATTTGAGCCGATTGCTGCGGCTTTTGCCCATGAAGCCAAGTTAACCGAAGATAAACTAGCAATCGTTGTTGATCTGGGCGGAGGAACCTCGGATTTTACGGTGATCAGGCTATCGAAAAATTCCATCCACAAAGCAGACCGATCATCGGATATTTTGGCCAGTACGGGTGTTCGGATTGGCGGCAATGATTTCGACAAAGAGTTGAGTCTGGCGGCCATCATGCCTGAGCTGGGTTACCGGAGTACGTATGGGGCTAAAAATCTTGAAGTTCCTTTAAAGCAGTATCACGATCTGGCTGAATGGAGTAAGGTCAACTTTCTCTATACACCAAAGTTGATCATGCAAACCCGGCAGTTGCTTCACGAATCGCACGATAAAAAGCGCTACGGTCGGTTGCTGCATGTGCTTGAACACGAAACTGGACACACGCTTTTAGCCGCTTCTGAAGAGACAAAAATCGCCCTTACCGACGAGTACGAGCACAAAGCGGCCTTCGATTTTATCGAGGACGATTTCTCCATATTGATAAAACGTGACCTGTTTGAAAAGGCGATTGAGGAGGAAGTTGAAAAAATAGCCGCTTCCGCCCGGCAGTGTCTTCAGGATGCGGGCGTTCGGCGCGAAGCGATCGATCTGGTCATTCTCACGGGTGGCTCTACCGAAGTGCATTCGATCCAGGTTGCTTTCAGGCAACTCTTTCCGAATGCTGCTATTGCCGACGAGAACAAGCTCTCCAGCGTTGGTCTTGGACTGGCTTATGATAGCCAGAACCGATTTGGGAAAATCAATAAATCCGCTGGCACAGCCCCTTCGGCGATTGCCTGA
- a CDS encoding LEA type 2 family protein produces the protein MKKGGLVVLVLLLIGGIGAYIWYRNIKEKQTSTGKPYDNTMKPRLEMSRFAITDISEDTIRMNLYMLIDNPLPVGFKSPKLDYTFYIANTPVMVDAYKKPIHIKSGDSTLVVLPAKLVYKKMIKVLETLDRKDIDSTNYKMQAKFALDVPILGQKTFVTTVDKRLPTLYLPKVKIDDIDFGKLGLKRTDVAAKVSITNKNKMPFNITDTRYTVVIDGKEIADGAQPEPILIKAQATTPVVFPVTAHPGKTLSVLPKMLFDKKDTPYSVKFRCKIIDKKGNSSFANSTFASTVTGTLDDFKKLKK, from the coding sequence ATGAAAAAGGGAGGGTTAGTTGTGCTCGTGCTGTTGCTCATTGGCGGCATAGGAGCCTATATCTGGTACAGAAATATCAAGGAGAAGCAGACAAGTACCGGCAAACCGTACGATAATACGATGAAGCCACGTCTGGAAATGAGCCGATTCGCGATTACAGACATTAGTGAAGATACCATCCGGATGAACCTGTACATGCTGATCGATAATCCATTGCCGGTTGGTTTCAAATCCCCTAAACTGGATTATACGTTTTACATCGCCAACACCCCCGTGATGGTCGATGCCTATAAAAAGCCGATTCACATAAAATCGGGGGATAGTACACTGGTTGTACTGCCTGCCAAGCTCGTGTATAAAAAAATGATCAAGGTGCTCGAAACGCTCGACCGAAAAGATATCGATAGCACCAATTATAAAATGCAGGCAAAGTTCGCGCTGGATGTACCCATTCTGGGGCAGAAAACGTTCGTAACGACGGTGGATAAACGATTGCCAACGCTGTATCTGCCAAAGGTCAAAATCGATGACATCGACTTTGGAAAACTCGGCCTTAAACGAACGGATGTGGCAGCCAAAGTGAGCATTACGAATAAGAATAAGATGCCCTTCAACATCACTGACACGCGCTACACGGTGGTTATTGATGGAAAAGAAATCGCTGATGGAGCCCAGCCTGAGCCAATTCTGATCAAAGCACAGGCCACAACGCCCGTCGTTTTTCCGGTAACGGCGCATCCGGGTAAAACGCTGAGTGTGTTGCCCAAGATGTTGTTCGATAAGAAAGACACGCCCTATTCGGTTAAGTTTCGTTGCAAAATTATTGACAAGAAGGGCAATTCGTCGTTCGCCAATAGCACCTTTGCCTCCACCGTTACCGGCACACTGGACGATTTCAAGAAGCTAAAGAAGTAA
- a CDS encoding META domain-containing protein: MRTALLGVLLLTAACRRPSTQFASMLTPANQVNITDYSQQLKAGDDLLALGNNPAWSLTINSSKNFLRFKGQNGDSLTTPAPERQPDSDGVFRYSTGTESNRINIVFRPDSCVDKLSGQRYDYRVEVDFRGKNYVGCGASLRQLALLSDIWVLTDLQGTPIVAGGPRKEAPRLEISLSEGRVTGTTGCNRLNGTIKADTRQILFGPLATTRMACDSNVAQLERKFLNQLTNPLTYRIGESQLTFLSKGKSVMIFKKVD, encoded by the coding sequence ATGCGAACTGCTTTGCTTGGCGTGCTGCTTCTGACTGCTGCCTGTCGCCGTCCGTCTACCCAATTTGCGTCTATGCTGACACCAGCTAATCAAGTAAACATTACGGATTATAGCCAGCAATTAAAAGCAGGCGACGATCTCCTCGCGCTAGGCAATAATCCGGCCTGGTCATTGACCATCAACTCCTCGAAGAACTTCCTGCGGTTTAAAGGGCAAAACGGCGATAGCCTCACAACCCCGGCTCCTGAGCGCCAACCCGACTCCGACGGCGTTTTTCGGTACAGCACCGGTACTGAATCGAACCGGATCAACATCGTATTCCGCCCCGATAGCTGTGTGGACAAATTATCTGGGCAACGTTATGATTATCGGGTCGAAGTCGATTTCCGGGGTAAAAACTACGTAGGCTGCGGTGCTTCTCTCCGGCAACTTGCTTTACTAAGCGACATTTGGGTGCTCACCGACCTGCAGGGCACGCCAATAGTTGCCGGTGGTCCCCGAAAAGAAGCACCCCGTTTGGAGATTTCCCTCTCCGAAGGCCGGGTTACGGGCACAACCGGCTGCAACCGACTTAATGGAACCATCAAGGCCGACACACGCCAGATTCTGTTTGGCCCTTTAGCCACGACGAGAATGGCCTGCGACAGCAATGTTGCTCAGCTTGAGCGTAAATTCCTGAACCAACTAACGAATCCCCTGACCTATCGAATTGGCGAAAGTCAGTTAACTTTCCTCTCGAAAGGGAAATCGGTTATGATATTTAAAAAAGTAGATTAA